The Mucilaginibacter gracilis genomic interval CCTTTTACCGAATAATACCAAATAAACAGGTAAGCCGGCACCATCACCCAGTAGCCCTGCTGCGCATTAAATTTATCGGCCAGCGCACCATACACTAAGGGCAGTATAGCACCACCGGCAATACCCATAATGAGTAATGATGAACCTATTTTGGTAAACCTGCCCAAGCCTTTTAAGGCCAAGGGCCATAATGCTGGCCACATCAGCGAGTTGGCCAGGCCCATCAACGCGATGAATAAAACCGATAAATAACCATGAGTAAAAATAGCCGCGATAGCGAATAAAACGCCCAGCAACGCGGAGCCTTTAAGTGCCACATCCTGCTTTAAAAACTTAGGTACGCAAAGTATCCCTGTAATGTAACCCAGGATCATGCATGACAATGTAATTGTTGAAAAGAATTTCGCCGTGGACAAAGCAATGCCTTGCGATACCCCGTAATTAATAATGGTATCGCCCGCTATAACTTCAACTCCAACATATAAAAACATCGTTAGTACACCTAGCAACAAATGCGGAAATTGCAGGATACTGGTTTTATTAATGTTTGCCAGTGCTAATTTTTCGTCTTCATGCTCGGTGTTGATCTCGGGCAGGCTAGAAAAATAAATGAGCACGGTTAGCAGCCCCAATACCACAGCCATACAGATATAGGGTAAAATAACCCGCGATGAAAGTTCATTTAAAGCCACATCCTGCTGACCAGTGGTCATACTTACTAATTTGGCTTTCAATTCATCGGCACCTTTGAGGGTAACCGCGCCTAAAACCACGGGGGCTATGGCACCGGCCACTTTATTGCAGATACCCATGATACTGATGCGTTTGGCCGCGCTTTCGGGCGGGCCC includes:
- a CDS encoding sugar MFS transporter, which gives rise to MRENHQPSAIAAKRVKSNGLPPILIIGALFFIFGFVTWLNSILIPYLKMACRLNNKESLLVAFAFYISYFVMAIPSGIILKYTGFKKGMALGLFIMAIGALVFIPAAITRIYPLFLLGLFIQGTGLAILQTASNPYITVLGPPESAAKRISIMGICNKVAGAIAPVVLGAVTLKGADELKAKLVSMTTGQQDVALNELSSRVILPYICMAVVLGLLTVLIYFSSLPEINTEHEDEKLALANINKTSILQFPHLLLGVLTMFLYVGVEVIAGDTIINYGVSQGIALSTAKFFSTITLSCMILGYITGILCVPKFLKQDVALKGSALLGVLFAIAAIFTHGYLSVLFIALMGLANSLMWPALWPLALKGLGRFTKIGSSLLIMGIAGGAILPLVYGALADKFNAQQGYWVMVPAYLFIWYYSVKGHQVQSHTS